TGCGCCCGTGGATTCTGGGCATCGCGGTGAACCGGTGCCGTACCTGGATCGGCAAGCGCGCCCGCACCCCGAGCCTCGCGGACTACCTCGACGACGCCCCCGACCGCAAACCCACAGACGATTCCGCGGAGTTGGCCGGTGAACTTCGCACCGCGGTGGACGGGTTGCGGCACGAGTACCGTGAGGTGTTTGTGCTGTTCCACGAGCACGGTCAACCGTATGAGGAGATCGCGGGAGTGGTGGGGCGCCCGGTTGGAACGGTGAAGACGTGGTTGCACCGGGCACGCCTCGAAATTCTGGATCGTCTGCGAAGCCGCGGACTCGTACCCGAAGAAGAAGTACCCAAAACACCCTGAAGCCCGGGGTGAACGAACGATGCAAAAGCCCGACGATTTCACTGACGCCGAACCTGCCGCGCTCGAATGCCGCGCTGCGGTTAACAGCATCCAGTGCGCACTCGACGGTGATGTTTCGCCCGATGTGCTCGATGCGGACCCACACTTCGGAGCGTGTGTCGCGTGCCGCGAGCGCCTTCGTGCGGCTCGGGTCGTGCTCGCGGTTCTCGCGACACCGAGTGAACCGGTGACGGTTCCCGTGGGGTTTGCGGATCGCGTCCTCCACGCGGTACACGAAGACCGGCACACACAGACGCGCCAACGGATTTACAAGGTGGCCGCGTGCGCCGCACTTGCCGCGGTAGTTCTCCTGGCGGTATTCGCTCTCACGAACCCGGCTCAAAAGTCCGAACACCCGCCGGGTATGTGGCTGCCGGACGAAACGGCCAAGCGGCCGGAACTCGCCCCAGAACCGCGAGCGAAGGCGCCCGCACCGCCCCCCCCGGTCCACATCGGAACCGAAGTTGCGAAAGCCGGTCAGGTGCTGCGCGACGCCCCGAAGCCGATTACCGAGTCCGTTGCGATCGCGCCGAAGTTGATCGACGTGTTGGCGACTCCGTTCACGAAGCCAACACCGGCAGCACCAATGGGTATGGAAGAGGTGCTGGAACCGGCACGCAGGTCGATTTCGGAATTGCCCGAGGCCGCCCGTCTGAGTCTCGAACCGATGACGGGGACCGCACAAAAAGCGTTCAGTCGCCTGTTACGCGATGCCGCTTCTGTGAATCCCAAACCGAACTCCTGAGTTGTTGCTGAGGCGGGCACACAACGTGTGCCTTCTACACATTCAACCGAGCGCCTTCCTATGCTCGTCCGCTCCGCACTCGTTCTCGCGGCCCTTCTCGGTCTTATCAACTCGCCGGCCCCTGCTGCCCCCGTACCGCCCGCACGCGACGAAGCCCTACGGCTCGCCCCTCCCGATGCCGCGATCGTATTCGTTGTGCAGAACCTCCGCGACCACATGAAGGCACTCAGTGAGTCGCCGTTCGCCGCGTGGTTTCCAACGTCCGCGCACGGGAAGCACGTTCTGAACTCGGACGACTTCAAGAAATTTACCGACGGCGCGACACCCGTTCTCGGCGCGCTGGGGATCACCCCCACAGAAGTGCTCCACGACATCATCGGCGATGCGGTCGTGTTCGCGTATGTACCCGCACCAACCGGTAATCCGAAGGATGAACGGTCAGTAACCCTCATTCGCCCGCGGCGCCCCGATGCACTCGCGAAGGTGCTCAATGCGCTCAACGACATTCAGATGAAGTCAAAGGAACTGAGATCGCTGATCGAGCGCAAATACTCGGGAGAAATGTACTTCGAGCGGCAGAAGCCCAATGGCCCGTCGGATTTCTACTGTTTCCGAGATGGTGTGTTCGCATTCTCACAATCGGAAGCCGACATCAAAGCGGTCATTGAGCGCGACAAAAGCCACAAGGATAAGCCGCCCGTTCTCGTGGAGCGCATGACGAAGCTTGGCGTAACGGACGCTGCGGTAGTACTACTCGTGAATCCACGAGCATTCGACTCGGAACTCGCAGAGAAGGCCAAGAACGCTAATCCCGACGAGAAAGGGTTTCTCACGAAATTCGCGGAAGTGTGGAGCGCGACCGACGCTGCGGCGCTGTACCTGTCCGTCGAGAAAGACGTCGAACTCGGTGTGTCGTTGCACTATTCGCCCGAGAAGCTCTCCGTCGCGTTGAAGCCGTGGATCGTGGGCGAGCGCACGCAGTCCGCGTTGTGGAGTAGCGTCCCCGACAACGCGATTATCGCGCTCGCGGGCCGCGCCAAGGCAAACGACATCATCAACGTACTGGCGATGCTCGCCCCCACGAACGGTAAACCCGGCGTGCGCGAAACACTGGAACAAACGCTCGGCCCCGTCGTCGGGAAAGACAAGCTCCCACTCGTTCTCGACGCACTCGGGCCTGATGCCGTGGTGTGGGCCGCACCGCCCGCGAAGGGGGCTACGGTCCCGGTGGTACTCGCGGCTGTAAAAGTGCAAACGGACAGCCCCAAAGGAGCGGAGGCATCGAAGGCTCTGGTCCAAGCTCTGGAATACGGCTTCCAGGTGGGTCGCATCGCGTACAACGCGAGTCACAAGAACCAAATCGAACTGAAAGAAGAAAAGGACGGCGATGCGGTCATCAAGTGGCTCACCAGCGACGGGTTCCCGGCAGGCGTCCGCCCGTGTTTCGCGCTGAAAGCCGGCTATTTGCTTATCTCTTCGTCACCGGACGCCATCAAGTCGTTCCAACCACCAACGAGTGATGCCAAAACCGGCGGCGACGTCCCCCTCGCGCGATTCAATGCGGTCTCCGCACGCGACTACCTGACCACGCACGCTCCGCAACTCGCGAAACTCCTGGCCGAAGCCGGCGCAGGTGAAGAGAAGGCACTGACGGTGCAGCTCGGGATGCTGGCCGCGGTGCTGGAACCACTCGACAAAGTGGAGTTACTCACTCGCGGCAGCGCGACCGGAATGAAGGTGATGCTCCGGGTGAAAACCGTGAAACCACTGAAGAAGTGAGAACGCGATCGTTGCCAGGACACATATTACATCCTGGCAACGGCCCCTCGACGGCATCAAACTCAGTACCGCGTTTCCAACCCGATAATCAGCCCTTGGGTCCAGAAATCCGAGCGGTTCACGATCCGCGCCGGGCGGTCGGACACAACCGCGGCGCCGATACCGTTCACGATCGGGATCTGCGACGGGTTGAGGGTGCGATCGATCTGATCACCGGGCCGAACCGCGTCACTCAGGTAGATGAACGTGTAGCCAAAGTACACGCGCCCCGAGTCGCCGAGGCGGAAGCCGAATTTGATCGTCCCTTCGGGCACCACAGCAAACACACCATTGGCGGTACGCCCCGCGTTCGACGGCTGTACGTAAATGCCGCTCCCGCCGATCCCCTGTGTCGCCAGCCC
This region of Gemmata massiliana genomic DNA includes:
- a CDS encoding RNA polymerase sigma factor, coding for MSADAALVKRCLTGCPASARELVERFQSDVLAVCRRLLASEHDAEDVAQEVFIRVFRSMSRWDGERPLRPWILGIAVNRCRTWIGKRARTPSLADYLDDAPDRKPTDDSAELAGELRTAVDGLRHEYREVFVLFHEHGQPYEEIAGVVGRPVGTVKTWLHRARLEILDRLRSRGLVPEEEVPKTP